The Prionailurus bengalensis isolate Pbe53 chromosome B1, Fcat_Pben_1.1_paternal_pri, whole genome shotgun sequence genomic interval AGGAAGACAAATGCTTCTATGATCTTTGCCTTTGATTACAGGACCGTCATCGAATCCACGAGTTCAGTAGTTAGACAAGGTGCCTCTGTGGTTTGGGTTAAAGGAGCTAGCACTTCCTACGTCCCAACAGTGGTCACCGTGACTGTTTGCGCAGAGTAGCTCTTTTCGCCGACTCATCACAGAGGGACAGCTgtggctctgggctcacagcccGCAGTTCAGCCAGACATGGTGACCTCCGCAAGGATGGACAGCTGGAACGCACCgtggcccctgcccagccctgctcctTGCTGCCCAGATGTGGGTGGGAGAGCCCTCCGCTCCTGAGGAGGTGCCCTGTCTGGTGAGCCCCCTGCAGGGCTGTGAGATGTGGAGGGTGTGGGCAGGAGGGGACCCAGGGGGGACTCTGGCCACTTTGCTAGCGCCTGACCCTGGGGTTCCCTCCTGCACATTGGGGTCCTGCGCTGCGAGGCCGACACAGAACGCTTCAGAGGTCCCTTCCTCCTGTTCTGAGGACTCAGGAACCTGGCCTTGGCAGTTTCACAGACAACGCGACCAAACTTACGTAAATGTGACCATGGGAACGTATATTCAACAAGTGTTTCCTGGGCACGTCCTCTGTGCCGGGCGCCGTATCAGGCCGTGGGGGCACAGCGGTGGGCAGGTGGCCCGGCCCCGCCCACAGAGAGCTGCTTGTCTCGTGGAGGCCGGGCTTCCAGAGGGGGCTTCTGGAGGAAAAGGCATTGATGCTGAGATCGGAAGGATAAGGGCTGACAGGTGGGGCCGGGTGGGGAAAGGACTCTTAGAGGACCCAGCGCCAGCAGGAGCCCAGAGGTGAGGGACACGGGCTTTCAAACAGCTGCCTGTGCAGGAGGGCCGtcgggtggggcagggggcaggtcaAGAGCCACCACCCGACCCCGTCCTGGGAGCACGGTGCTCAGACTCTGCGGGGACGCGTGTGAAGGGCAGGAGCATGGGTTTTGGTGACCTTCCTCTAGCGGTCACCACAGTGCAGTCTGTCGCGCTAACTAGTATAAAACGTACGACAGCCGTCTTCTAACGTGGAGGCGGGAAGGTCCTTAAATGTATTGGAAATCCAGCCAGAAGTTCCTCTTAGTCTCCAAACTCTGCCGGACTTGAGGTCAGCAACAGCAAATGGGCCGGTggtgaaaagaagaaatatttttttgttttttatttctgggcaaagaatgaagttttgtttttacatcGTTACGGAGAAATTATTGGGTTATTTCAATTGCACTTACTGTTTGAGTGGGTAAGTATGTTCGTAATATCTTCTCTGCGTGTAGCAGCCGCTGGTGTAGGAGAAAAGGATTTGGAAACGGGGCGGTGGTAAGCGATACCCACACCCTCCTTTGTGTCTTGACGTACTGAGCGTAGGGGATGTTTTTCACGGTTGGAATCAGAATTCCCACCTTGAGTTTGAGAGCTGATGTGGTCCAGGGCGGGAGGTGGGTTTCCTCCGGCAAGGACTCGGCATAGCCCCCTGCCTGGGCGGGACACGCTGTCCTTCCCGGTGTCCAGGGCGGGGATAGGCACACACGGGTGGCCTCGTCCCTTTCCCATCCAGGCCCTGCACCGGCTTCAGATGGGAGTGTGGACGGGCTTCACGCCGTAGGCAGGTTAACAGACTAGAACTGGGGACTTGGGTTTTCCTCCGGTTTATAAGGACCCTGACGTGACGGGTGATGATAATCCTTGTGCTGAGTCCTGCAAACAccttctgtgtgccagacatCACTGCAGCCCGTCTACACAGCCGCCCCTGCTCCTGTGCTCCCGACAGTGATTTCTGCGTGCGGAGAGCGAGCGCAGACAGTGTGAAGTCTGCACGCAGCCCGGCCGGGGCGTGTACCCTGCACAGTACTGTGTGCAGCCTgtagagggcagggcagggctctcCCTCAGGGGTGTGAGAAGCTTTCACAAAGCATATCCCCGTGTGGTTGCCTAAGTGTCTCACCCTGTGGAGTGTGACCCAGGCTGTGAGCGGGGCGTCCCCGCGGCAGAGTCCCGGATGGTGTGTGCCATCAGCCTCACCACTGCTGCCGTCCCACCTCCCGGCTCCCatgccctctcctttcctcctcaggTGCTGCCGGTGGCGCttccctgctgtgtgtgtgtgtgtgtgtgtgtgtgtgtgtgtgtgcgcgcgcgcacatgcgcatgcctgcctgcctgtctgcaaGCACATGAGGACAGAGGGCTTGTGACACTCCCTCTCCCAGCACTGTGTGTGTCCTGCAGGAGCAGAGAAGTGGGGGGGCCCCCATCCCGTCCACACATGTGagcctgtcttccttctttaggtTGGAGACGAATACATGACGAGCCCAGACGCACCTGCACGGAGGGTGCCTCGTGGGACGAGACGCGGCGTGGGCGcccgagccctgcattggtcctGGGACGCCTTTAATCCTCCGCACCTAGGACGATGACTCATGTGAGCGATGGCGGCACAGCAGGGAGCATTTTCGACCTGGACTACACGTCCTGGAAGATCCGCTCAACGCTCGTGGTCGCCGGCTTCGTCTTCTACGTGGGCGTCTTCGTCGTCTGCCACCAGCTGTCATCCTCCCTAAATGCCACCTACCGCTCCCTGGTGGCCAGAGAGAAGGTCTTCTGGAACCTGGCGGCCACCCGCGCGGTCTTTGGCGTTCAGAGCACGGCCGCGGGCCTGTGGGCCTTGCTGGCGGACCCCGTGCTCCAGGCCGATAAGGCACGCGGCCAGCAGAACTGGTGCTGGTTTCACGTGGCGACGGCAacgggattctttctctttgaaaacgTCGCGGTTCACGTGTCCAACGTGCTCTTCCGGACGTTTGACTGGTTTCTGGTCGTCCACCACCTCTTTGCCTTCCTGGGCTTTCTCGGCTCGGTGGTCAACCTCAGAGCCGGCCACTACCTGGCCATGATCACGCTGCTCCTGGAGGTCAGCACCCCCTTCACCTGCGTTTCCTGGATGCTCTTGAAGGTGAGTGTTTCCGCGGGCGTGGGGCTCACCTGTCCTCTCTGCCCTCGTCAGCATGACCTGGGGAGCCGGGCAGGGCCCCCTTCCCGTCTCGCGTCCATGCCACGGCTTCCCTGTGCGCCACGCTCGGGGTCCCTGCCAGACCAGGTCATGGCGTCCACAGTAACCTCTCATTTTGTTGAATTCCgtgttactaatttttttaacgtttatttattttgagagagagggagagagaatcccaagcaggctccatgctgtcagagcagagcccgacgaaccgtgagatcacaacctgagcagaaaccaagagtcagacgcttaaccaactgagccaccgggcgcccctccgtgttactaattttattttattttattaaaaaaatgtttttaatgccatttatttttgagagagggagagagagacagcacaagtgggagaggggcagagagagagggagactcagaatccagaatccaaagcaggctctgggctccgagctgtcagcacagagcccgacatggggcttgaacccacgaactctgacatgacctaagctgaagtcggatgcttaaccgactgagtcaccaggtgcccctgctaatTTTAAACAAACGTTTTAAGCTTCTGGCTCCATGACAAAACAGTGGATCTGAGCTGATCGTATTCTGTAAGCCCCAGAAaaggtgattttgtttttctttctttcaaatgtttttgaaacAAGGTCCAAAAGTGtatatatgaacacacacatctttctgaaatgtttatCTCATCTTATGTTAACACTTGAGATCTACCCTTTTAACCAGTTTTTAGGTAACGGTATTATTGCAGCTCTTTTGAGCTTGTCTCCCGTTGCGTGGCCGACACTTCATGTCTGGTGATAAGTAGCTCCCTGCCGCCCTCCTCCAGCCCCGGGGGCCCGGCATTCCACACTGATCTGTGAGTTTGACCATTGTAGGTAACTCCTATTGTGGAACCGTGTGGTGTTTGTCCCTCTGTGACAGGCTCGCCGCTCTGAGCATCatgtcctcaaggctcatccacGTCGCATATCAAAGAATCTCCTTATTTCAGGCTGAACAGTTTTCCGTTCTGTGTGTACAGCACACTTTCCATGTCTGTGCACCTGCCGC includes:
- the CLN8 gene encoding protein CLN8, whose amino-acid sequence is MTHVSDGGTAGSIFDLDYTSWKIRSTLVVAGFVFYVGVFVVCHQLSSSLNATYRSLVAREKVFWNLAATRAVFGVQSTAAGLWALLADPVLQADKARGQQNWCWFHVATATGFFLFENVAVHVSNVLFRTFDWFLVVHHLFAFLGFLGSVVNLRAGHYLAMITLLLEVSTPFTCVSWMLLKAGCSDSLFWKLNQWLMIHMFHCRMVLTYHMWWVCFWHWDGLRSSLHLPHLALFLVGLGLLTLVLNPYWTHKKTQQLLTPVDWNFAQPEPGGGRPAGANGQVPQKKGQ